Proteins from a genomic interval of Chroococcidiopsis thermalis PCC 7203:
- a CDS encoding AEC family transporter, translating into MQLLILYAQLIGLVSLGFFASSKIPQLSPHTLGQFLFWIGVPISIIAFLRQADLSGAIWIAPICAWMAILLGAGLAWGWIKLKVKSQKLKVKKQEQGNREATINNQQLPITNYPLPTQGSFLLAAMVGNTGYIGFPVALAVVGTQYFGWTLFYDLLGSTLGSYGLGVVLAARFGKGVSDRTSLIQAILINPALWSMGFGLLFRQVALPAVAESVLSSLGWSVVALSLVLIGMRLQHLKSWHNLPKAAVSLTIKMLIVPLVVGSVLTLCGFTGAPQLAIVLQMAMPPAFATLVIAEAYDLDRDLAVTALALGSASLLLTLPLWLWLFGVR; encoded by the coding sequence ATGCAGCTTTTGATACTATACGCCCAATTAATCGGGTTGGTTTCGTTAGGCTTTTTCGCCAGCAGCAAAATACCTCAACTCTCTCCCCATACTCTAGGACAATTTCTGTTTTGGATTGGAGTCCCGATTAGTATTATTGCCTTCTTGCGCCAAGCTGACTTATCGGGAGCTATTTGGATCGCACCTATATGCGCTTGGATGGCTATTTTACTCGGAGCAGGTTTAGCTTGGGGGTGGATTAAGCTAAAAGTCAAAAGTCAAAAGTTAAAAGTCAAAAAACAAGAGCAGGGGAATAGGGAAGCAACAATCAACAACCAACAACTACCCATTACCAACTACCCATTACCTACCCAAGGTAGTTTTCTGCTAGCTGCTATGGTAGGCAACACGGGTTATATTGGGTTTCCCGTGGCTTTGGCGGTGGTGGGAACGCAGTATTTTGGCTGGACGCTGTTTTACGATTTGTTGGGATCGACTTTGGGATCTTATGGTTTAGGTGTAGTGCTAGCGGCGCGATTTGGGAAGGGAGTTAGCGATCGCACTTCACTCATCCAGGCAATATTAATCAATCCTGCTTTGTGGAGTATGGGGTTTGGCTTGTTATTTCGTCAAGTTGCCTTACCTGCTGTCGCAGAATCAGTTTTATCCAGCTTGGGTTGGAGTGTGGTTGCTTTATCGTTGGTTCTCATCGGGATGCGCTTGCAACATCTCAAGTCTTGGCACAATCTACCCAAAGCCGCAGTTAGTTTAACAATTAAAATGCTGATCGTTCCTTTAGTTGTAGGTAGTGTCTTAACTCTATGTGGTTTTACAGGCGCGCCTCAACTAGCGATCGTTTTACAAATGGCTATGCCTCCCGCTTTTGCTACTCTGGTAATTGCGGAAGCTTACGATCTCGATCGCGATTTGGCTGTGACGGCTTTAGCACTCGGTTCTGCAAGTCTGTTGTTGACTTTGCCACTGTGGTTGTGGTTGTTTGGTGTTCGTTAG
- a CDS encoding M15 family metallopeptidase, protein MDNADLSRRQKHSNSANRRSPDDIPEALRDATPSNSGTSPNRASSGQPIYLIGGLLAVGAIAVGTGLWYFNAPSPNTVTQPTPTVSPSPTVSTSPATPQPPVAVNPSPARSDNLLGHLPYQEAPETELVPILPGSAMRLRQAAAEEFQAMVRAARASGISLVPISGFRSTQDQQHIYFGIQAERGQSVTKRAEVSAPPGYSEHHTGYAVDIGDGNTPATNLNTNFEKTKAFRWLEANAARFHFEMSFPKNNSQGVSYEPWHWRFVGDRDSLETFYKAKNLDRNTP, encoded by the coding sequence GTGGATAACGCTGACTTATCGAGACGACAAAAGCATTCAAATTCTGCAAATCGTCGATCGCCCGATGATATTCCAGAGGCTTTACGGGATGCAACCCCTTCTAATTCTGGCACTTCACCTAATCGTGCTTCCAGTGGTCAGCCAATTTATTTGATTGGTGGTTTGCTGGCTGTAGGTGCGATCGCGGTAGGGACTGGTTTATGGTACTTTAATGCTCCGTCGCCAAATACAGTCACTCAGCCTACACCTACTGTTTCTCCTAGTCCGACTGTTTCTACTAGCCCTGCAACACCACAACCACCAGTAGCAGTCAATCCTTCTCCCGCTCGCTCGGACAACCTTTTAGGACATTTACCTTATCAAGAAGCCCCCGAAACAGAACTCGTGCCAATTCTACCAGGAAGTGCCATGAGGTTGCGTCAAGCTGCTGCCGAGGAGTTTCAGGCGATGGTACGGGCAGCTAGGGCTTCAGGGATAAGTTTAGTACCAATTTCCGGTTTTCGTTCTACCCAAGATCAGCAGCACATCTATTTTGGTATTCAAGCAGAACGGGGACAATCTGTAACCAAACGTGCCGAAGTCAGCGCCCCTCCAGGCTACAGCGAGCATCATACAGGTTACGCCGTAGATATTGGTGATGGAAATACCCCAGCAACAAATTTAAATACTAATTTTGAGAAGACGAAAGCCTTTAGATGGTTAGAGGCAAATGCAGCGCGATTTCACTTTGAAATGTCTTTTCCTAAGAATAACTCGCAAGGGGTAAGTTACGAACCTTGGCACTGGAGATTTGTGGGCGATCGCGATAGTTTAGAAACATTTTATAAAGCCAAAAATCTCGATCGCAACACACCTTAA
- a CDS encoding type II toxin-antitoxin system Phd/YefM family antitoxin yields the protein MHQINLKEAETRLAELIEEVAGGEEVVITCSDGRSFKIIPIGTVEAIPKFGSAKGMVKMSDDFDAPLEDFEAYAP from the coding sequence ATGCACCAGATTAACTTAAAAGAAGCTGAGACTCGACTAGCAGAGCTAATTGAAGAAGTGGCTGGCGGGGAAGAAGTTGTAATTACCTGTAGTGATGGAAGATCTTTCAAGATTATACCGATTGGTACGGTAGAAGCGATCCCTAAATTTGGCAGTGCAAAGGGAATGGTAAAGATGTCAGATGATTTCGACGCGCCATTGGAAGACTTTGAAGCATATGCTCCATGA
- a CDS encoding type II toxin-antitoxin system VapC family toxin — MRILLDTHSFLWFIEGSPNLSNIARSAIEDRKNQRFLSVASLWEMSIKVSIGKLELEMTFAELVQREVYGNAIELLEIQPEHLDELAKLPFHHKDPFDRLIIAQSLAECIPVVTKDEIFGSYPVTILR; from the coding sequence ATGAGGATATTGCTCGACACCCACTCATTTTTGTGGTTTATTGAGGGCAGTCCCAACCTCAGCAACATAGCAAGGAGTGCGATCGAAGATCGAAAAAATCAGAGATTTTTGAGTGTTGCAAGTCTCTGGGAGATGTCTATCAAGGTTAGTATTGGAAAACTAGAGCTTGAAATGACGTTTGCTGAGTTAGTCCAGCGTGAAGTATACGGAAATGCTATTGAGTTACTTGAAATACAGCCAGAACATTTAGATGAATTAGCCAAGCTACCTTTTCACCACAAAGATCCATTCGATCGACTGATAATTGCTCAAAGTTTAGCAGAGTGCATACCTGTAGTGACGAAAGACGAAATATTTGGAAGTTACCCTGTCACCATACTGCGGTGA
- a CDS encoding GNAT family N-acetyltransferase, whose amino-acid sequence MRRSQQQPTKMNAITYRLPEPGDEHQISACMWASADLWELTDGTPESVAEWKQICDLEELRGRILSGEKTLVATWNGIVVGFIAFRRGNHLSLLFVRREFARQGIGRELFTRCSNALNEIIVNSSDTAVGFYQKVGFVQSGDRFCKNGVWATPMKWTEIVANRNH is encoded by the coding sequence ATGCGTCGCTCGCAACAACAGCCCACAAAGATGAACGCAATTACCTATAGACTGCCGGAGCCAGGGGATGAACACCAAATTAGTGCTTGCATGTGGGCTTCTGCGGATCTCTGGGAACTTACAGATGGAACACCAGAAAGTGTTGCCGAATGGAAACAAATTTGTGACCTAGAAGAATTGAGAGGAAGAATCTTGAGTGGTGAGAAAACGCTAGTCGCTACATGGAATGGAATCGTTGTCGGTTTTATCGCATTTCGGAGAGGGAATCATCTATCTTTGTTGTTCGTCCGAAGAGAATTTGCTAGGCAAGGAATTGGTAGAGAGCTATTCACTCGGTGCAGCAACGCTCTTAATGAAATCATTGTTAACTCATCTGATACGGCAGTAGGCTTTTATCAAAAAGTCGGGTTTGTCCAAAGTGGCGATCGCTTTTGCAAAAATGGGGTATGGGCAACACCCATGAAGTGGACTGAAATTGTAGCGAATCGAAACCACTGA
- a CDS encoding class I SAM-dependent methyltransferase translates to MSDSTYIFANSQPEKKVESKTVEPQEFKLTETELKELARLQAIERVFDPASRQRIQATGISPNWCCLEVGAGAGSIARWMAEIVGENGKVVAVDLNTRFVAKLARANLEVIEADIRHLALKSQSFDLIHTRYVLIHVPEFQIALAKMLDLLKPGGWIVIEEPDFSAARAIAGNEAACQSMNRVNEAIAQMFASRGMDYAFGIKLPTIFQQLNLQELSVENDTPLAPGGSGIATVMKMSAERLTDKYIATGKATQQDIERYCQIAEDPQSWAIYYSTIGATARKSKSKVKS, encoded by the coding sequence ATGTCAGATTCTACATACATCTTTGCTAATTCTCAGCCTGAGAAAAAAGTTGAATCTAAAACAGTTGAACCCCAAGAATTTAAACTGACAGAAACTGAGTTGAAAGAATTGGCAAGACTCCAAGCAATCGAACGAGTCTTCGATCCTGCCAGTCGTCAGCGAATTCAAGCAACAGGTATTTCTCCTAATTGGTGCTGTCTGGAAGTTGGTGCAGGAGCAGGATCGATCGCCCGCTGGATGGCAGAAATTGTTGGAGAAAATGGTAAGGTTGTTGCTGTCGATTTAAATACTCGCTTTGTTGCCAAGCTCGCACGAGCGAATTTAGAAGTTATAGAAGCCGATATTCGTCATCTAGCGCTAAAGAGTCAATCTTTCGATCTCATTCATACTCGCTACGTGCTGATTCATGTTCCAGAATTTCAAATTGCTCTCGCAAAAATGTTAGATTTACTCAAGCCTGGTGGGTGGATTGTGATTGAAGAACCAGATTTTTCTGCTGCTAGAGCGATCGCGGGAAATGAAGCAGCTTGTCAGTCGATGAATCGGGTGAATGAGGCGATCGCCCAAATGTTTGCTAGTAGGGGGATGGATTATGCTTTTGGTATTAAATTGCCTACCATATTTCAACAGTTGAATTTGCAAGAATTATCTGTTGAAAATGATACTCCTTTAGCCCCTGGTGGTTCGGGAATTGCTACAGTTATGAAAATGTCTGCCGAGCGATTAACAGATAAATATATTGCTACGGGTAAAGCAACGCAACAAGACATCGAGCGATATTGTCAAATTGCCGAAGATCCGCAGTCATGGGCAATTTATTATTCAACTATTGGGGCGACAGCGAGGAAAAGCAAGTCAAAAGTTAAAAGTTAA
- a CDS encoding penicillin-binding protein 1C — MILLCLIVRGLPYLAPIHAKDILQDGQAIEFSDRHGLPLGTLLTRDRNHTVAVPLNAVSPQFIQAILAAEDGQFYHHGALDLKAVGRAIVTSIQARRIVSGASTITMQLARMLEPLPRNFWGKVREIWLSWRLAAGMSKDEILQAYVNRLPMGGNIYGVEAAARIYLGMPASELNLAQASLLAAIPNNPVYLNPYDSWERLKRRQKYVLDRMVLDKHITRAEAEKANIEAITLQSRRQGIIAAPHFLFWAASQLPKQHPSQIRTTIDRPLQQFVEVQVQQIVRHLTPHNVHHAAALVIDNHSGAVLAYVGSPDYFADAELGRNDGVQALRQPGSTLKPFLYQLALEQRLIRPNTVLADVPTHYAIPGARLYSPTDYSESFQGPVRVRVALANSLNVPAVRVLERVGVENFLQRLHQLGFEHLNQPPEYYGLGLTLGSGEVSLWELARAYATMARNSMELSGSRGQGGQGGQGGQGGQGGQGGQGRGGQGGQGGQGRGGQGGQGGTRGPHDRREWRLGGEGGQGGQGDKGATTNYQLPTTNYHLTLITGHWSLITDILSDRHARAKSFGVDSVLNLPFPAAVKTGTSSNFRDTWTVGFTTDYTVATWVGNFNGEPMRQVSGVMGAAPLWNRIMLHLHEDREPAAFPAPSGLVLRPVCALSGLKPTPACPTVVQEYFYPEDLDEYDRHPDTFYQLVTAHTAGEPQYRLNLPREYDEWLATQGRSPGVSSGLKIVSPTNGALFLLYPSNGASDSQQRLEFKLAAKSDKPVEWWLNGEKLATQTSDAFFWELRPGNWTVEVKSDGTSDRVSFQVQLAQNKPTRRGFSIGRVSKN, encoded by the coding sequence TTGATACTACTGTGTCTGATTGTCCGTGGCTTACCGTATCTTGCGCCAATTCATGCCAAAGATATCTTACAGGATGGACAGGCAATTGAATTTAGCGATCGCCACGGGTTACCTTTGGGAACTTTACTGACTCGCGATCGCAACCATACTGTAGCCGTACCGTTGAATGCAGTTTCGCCCCAGTTTATCCAAGCAATTTTAGCAGCAGAAGACGGGCAATTCTATCATCATGGAGCGTTGGATTTAAAGGCAGTCGGACGGGCGATCGTCACTTCTATTCAAGCTAGAAGAATTGTCAGCGGCGCATCGACAATTACAATGCAACTAGCACGGATGCTAGAACCCTTACCGCGCAACTTCTGGGGGAAAGTTCGGGAAATTTGGTTATCTTGGCGGCTAGCCGCAGGCATGAGCAAAGACGAGATCTTGCAAGCTTACGTCAACCGTCTGCCGATGGGTGGCAATATCTACGGCGTAGAAGCTGCGGCGCGAATATATCTGGGAATGCCTGCATCCGAACTAAATTTAGCACAAGCTAGTCTGCTAGCAGCCATACCCAACAATCCGGTATATCTGAATCCTTACGATAGTTGGGAAAGATTGAAACGGCGACAGAAATATGTCCTCGATCGCATGGTTCTAGATAAACATATTACCCGTGCTGAGGCAGAAAAAGCCAATATCGAAGCAATTACGCTCCAGTCGCGACGGCAGGGAATTATCGCTGCACCGCATTTTCTATTTTGGGCAGCTAGTCAACTTCCCAAACAACACCCATCCCAAATTCGGACAACTATAGATCGTCCCTTGCAACAGTTTGTAGAAGTCCAAGTCCAGCAGATCGTGCGCCACCTTACACCACACAACGTCCACCACGCTGCTGCTTTAGTTATCGATAATCATTCTGGTGCAGTTTTAGCTTATGTCGGTTCTCCCGATTACTTTGCCGATGCCGAATTGGGGCGTAACGACGGCGTGCAAGCACTTCGACAGCCCGGATCTACCCTAAAACCTTTTTTGTATCAATTAGCCTTGGAACAGCGGCTAATTCGTCCAAATACCGTATTAGCAGACGTACCTACCCACTATGCTATTCCTGGAGCGCGGCTTTACAGCCCTACAGATTATAGCGAATCCTTTCAAGGACCCGTGCGCGTCCGCGTTGCCTTAGCGAATTCTCTTAACGTTCCCGCCGTGCGAGTCTTGGAGCGAGTTGGTGTAGAAAATTTCTTACAACGCTTGCATCAACTTGGTTTCGAGCATTTAAACCAGCCCCCGGAATATTACGGACTCGGCTTAACCCTCGGTAGCGGCGAAGTCAGTCTGTGGGAATTAGCCCGTGCTTATGCGACTATGGCAAGAAATTCTATGGAATTAAGCGGGAGTCGGGGACAAGGGGGACAAGGGGGACAAGGGGGACAAGGGGGACAAGGGGGACAAGGGGGACAAGGGAGAGGGGGACAAGGGGGACAAGGGGGACAAGGGAGAGGGGGACAAGGGGGACAAGGGGGAACTCGGGGACCCCACGACCGAAGGGAGTGGAGATTAGGGGGCGAAGGGGGACAAGGGGGACAAGGGGACAAGGGAGCAACTACCAATTACCAATTACCAACTACCAATTACCACCTAACACTGATAACTGGTCACTGGTCACTGATAACTGACATATTAAGCGATCGCCATGCTCGTGCTAAGTCTTTTGGTGTGGACTCGGTGTTGAATTTGCCTTTTCCTGCTGCGGTGAAAACGGGAACTTCTTCTAATTTTCGCGATACTTGGACGGTAGGATTTACGACTGATTATACAGTTGCAACTTGGGTAGGCAATTTTAACGGCGAACCGATGCGTCAGGTATCTGGGGTGATGGGTGCTGCTCCTTTGTGGAATCGGATTATGTTGCACTTGCACGAAGATCGAGAACCTGCGGCTTTTCCTGCTCCATCTGGTTTGGTTTTACGTCCCGTCTGTGCTTTGTCGGGATTGAAACCTACACCTGCTTGTCCGACAGTGGTACAGGAATATTTTTATCCAGAAGATTTGGACGAATACGATCGCCACCCCGATACTTTTTATCAACTGGTAACTGCTCATACAGCAGGAGAGCCGCAATATCGGCTTAACTTACCTAGAGAATATGATGAATGGTTGGCAACCCAAGGGCGATCGCCTGGAGTTTCGAGCGGACTGAAAATCGTGTCTCCTACCAACGGCGCTTTGTTTCTCCTCTACCCTAGTAATGGTGCGAGTGACAGTCAGCAACGGCTTGAATTTAAACTCGCTGCAAAGTCAGATAAACCTGTAGAATGGTGGCTTAACGGTGAGAAACTAGCAACGCAGACATCTGATGCTTTCTTTTGGGAGCTGCGTCCTGGGAACTGGACTGTGGAAGTTAAAAGTGATGGGACGAGCGATCGCGTCAGTTTTCAAGTACAGTTAGCACAAAATAAACCTACTCGTCGAGGTTTTTCTATCGGTCGTGTAAGCAAAAATTAG
- a CDS encoding ABC transporter permease — translation MPAKKSPLQLDATSSQDAEPPLPPKHPRWWNWLEPTIFLTPAGIWLILLLVLPTLIIFELSLVPGFRPGNIVNPSGVDNYIQVFQPLYMGVMGRSLFLASSSTIICLLLGFPVAYWIALLTPQRWRTLLLLGFVLPLWTSSLLRSYAWITILRPTGVLNSLLNSVGLPSLQIHNSSTAVLIGLSYNLLPYMVLILYASLERLDRRLLEAAADLGANPAETFWKVTVPQTLPGIAAGSLLVFITAIGDFIAPELLGGASSMTIARLIYNQFLGATQNWGFGSALSMVLVLAVSIAIALLIKYGGNNSVTSD, via the coding sequence GTGCCTGCAAAAAAGTCACCACTTCAACTCGATGCAACCTCAAGTCAGGATGCCGAACCACCGCTACCACCGAAACATCCTCGTTGGTGGAATTGGCTAGAACCGACGATTTTTCTAACCCCGGCTGGAATTTGGTTGATATTGTTGTTGGTACTACCAACACTGATTATCTTTGAGTTGAGTTTAGTGCCAGGGTTTCGCCCGGGAAATATTGTTAATCCTAGCGGTGTAGATAATTATATTCAGGTATTTCAACCCCTATATATGGGAGTGATGGGGCGATCGCTATTTTTAGCTAGCTCTAGTACTATTATTTGCTTATTATTAGGATTTCCCGTCGCCTACTGGATTGCTTTGTTGACTCCTCAACGCTGGCGGACTCTACTTTTATTGGGTTTTGTCTTACCTCTGTGGACATCCTCTTTACTGCGTTCTTATGCCTGGATTACGATTTTGCGTCCTACAGGCGTGCTGAACTCTTTGCTCAATAGTGTTGGTTTACCCAGCCTCCAGATTCACAATAGCAGTACGGCAGTTTTGATTGGCTTGAGTTACAATTTGCTGCCTTATATGGTACTGATTCTCTACGCTTCCCTGGAAAGATTAGACCGGAGATTGCTGGAAGCAGCCGCAGATTTAGGAGCAAATCCCGCTGAAACCTTTTGGAAGGTAACTGTCCCCCAAACTTTACCAGGAATTGCCGCAGGTTCGCTGTTAGTTTTCATTACGGCAATTGGCGATTTCATTGCTCCAGAGTTACTAGGTGGTGCATCCAGTATGACGATCGCCAGGTTAATTTACAATCAGTTTTTAGGCGCAACCCAGAACTGGGGATTTGGTTCGGCGTTAAGTATGGTGTTGGTACTAGCTGTTAGTATTGCGATCGCGCTATTAATTAAATACGGCGGGAATAATTCAGTGACTAGTGACTAG
- a CDS encoding polyamine ABC transporter substrate-binding protein encodes MNTNHQPVQRFSRSRRRFIRTSVAAFSGLALTRCGWRQGGVQRETASAGPTDKLFVYTWSQYTDDKLIKNFTAQFKAPVVADIYESNEAMLAKLQAGGGGNYSVIYPSDYMVRRMIEMGMLHELDRSRLQGLDRLAPQFQNPTYDPQNRHSIPMSWGTTGFVYNTQQLKEPPTDWEYLWKNRQQLSGRMTLIDDVREVMGATLRMLGYSYNSKDESQIKQAYEKLRELKPSIAAFDTDAWRSQILAGDLVLAMAYSTDGIKISQENPNLRYIIPASGTSLWTDTIAIPKTAPNLDAAYTWLNYNLEPTVAAEICQRQTVAIPNQVALEQLPTQLRQDTNLFPPESVLNKCERISPLGDFDAVYDRYWTQLTSS; translated from the coding sequence ATGAACACAAACCATCAGCCAGTACAAAGATTTTCGCGATCGAGACGCAGATTTATTCGCACATCAGTAGCAGCATTTTCTGGACTTGCTCTCACCCGTTGTGGCTGGAGACAGGGAGGAGTCCAACGGGAAACAGCATCAGCAGGTCCAACCGACAAGTTATTTGTCTATACCTGGTCGCAGTATACAGATGACAAACTAATTAAAAACTTTACTGCTCAGTTCAAAGCACCAGTCGTTGCAGACATCTACGAATCAAACGAAGCAATGCTGGCAAAGTTACAAGCGGGAGGAGGAGGAAATTACAGCGTCATCTATCCTAGCGATTATATGGTGCGGCGTATGATAGAAATGGGAATGCTCCACGAACTCGACCGTTCGCGCCTCCAAGGTTTAGACCGACTTGCCCCTCAATTTCAAAATCCGACTTACGACCCGCAAAATCGTCACAGCATCCCCATGAGTTGGGGAACAACTGGATTTGTTTACAATACCCAGCAGTTAAAAGAACCACCTACAGATTGGGAATATTTGTGGAAAAACCGCCAGCAGCTATCAGGACGCATGACTTTAATTGATGACGTGCGGGAAGTCATGGGCGCAACTTTACGAATGTTGGGTTATTCCTATAATTCCAAAGATGAGTCGCAAATTAAACAGGCTTACGAGAAGTTACGAGAACTCAAACCCAGTATTGCTGCATTTGATACCGATGCTTGGCGCAGTCAAATCCTCGCTGGAGATTTAGTGCTAGCGATGGCATATTCGACTGATGGAATTAAAATTTCTCAAGAAAATCCCAATCTCAGATACATCATTCCCGCCAGTGGCACGTCTTTGTGGACGGATACGATCGCCATTCCCAAAACCGCACCCAATCTCGATGCTGCTTATACTTGGCTCAATTACAACTTGGAACCTACGGTAGCAGCAGAGATTTGTCAGCGACAAACCGTAGCCATTCCCAACCAAGTTGCATTAGAACAGTTACCAACTCAACTGCGCCAAGATACCAATTTGTTTCCTCCAGAATCGGTCTTAAATAAATGCGAACGCATTTCCCCTTTAGGAGATTTTGATGCAGTTTACGATCGCTACTGGACGCAACTAACTAGCAGCTAG
- a CDS encoding ABC transporter ATP-binding protein: protein MTARTATRYTGGKVGASLLDVELQNVYKFFHQELAVNGIDVNIRRGEFFSILGPSGCGKTTTLRLIAGFERADAGKILIQGEQMNRVPPYRRPVNTVFQSYALFNHLNVWDNIAFGLRLQKLSRVELNSRVEAALKLVKMETMRSRFPTQLSGGQQQRVALARALVNRPAVVLLDEPLAALDLKLRQEMQVELSNLHQNLGVTFIFVTHDQKEALSLSDRIAVMHRGKIEQIGSPKEIYEHPSTAFVADFIGDTNLLAGKIAHSDRSTLQVDSHKGLKIVVQRHDYTEPTATSAPVMVSVRPEKIELSLERPTIRTNCFAGKLLHVMYLGTHVHYLVKLDSGDRIKVLQPNTGNTLSDTDIPIYVRWATRDCIALKASGSE from the coding sequence ATGACGGCTCGAACTGCAACACGGTATACAGGGGGAAAAGTCGGTGCATCGCTGCTTGATGTTGAGCTGCAAAATGTCTATAAGTTTTTTCATCAAGAATTAGCCGTAAACGGGATCGACGTAAATATTCGTCGAGGAGAATTTTTTAGTATTCTCGGTCCCTCTGGTTGTGGCAAAACGACAACGTTACGTTTAATTGCTGGATTTGAACGAGCGGACGCGGGAAAGATATTGATTCAGGGTGAACAGATGAATCGCGTTCCGCCCTATCGTCGCCCCGTCAATACTGTATTTCAAAGTTATGCTTTGTTTAACCACTTAAATGTGTGGGATAACATTGCTTTTGGGTTGCGGTTGCAAAAACTCTCGCGGGTGGAACTGAATAGCCGCGTGGAAGCCGCACTCAAATTAGTCAAGATGGAGACAATGCGATCGCGCTTTCCCACCCAACTCTCAGGCGGACAGCAGCAGCGAGTTGCCTTGGCAAGGGCATTAGTCAATCGTCCGGCAGTCGTGTTGTTAGATGAGCCTTTAGCAGCGTTGGATCTGAAACTACGTCAGGAAATGCAGGTAGAATTATCCAATCTGCATCAAAATTTGGGCGTGACTTTTATCTTTGTCACCCACGACCAAAAAGAAGCCCTTTCTTTATCAGACCGCATTGCTGTAATGCATCGTGGCAAGATCGAACAAATTGGTTCTCCTAAAGAAATTTACGAACATCCAAGTACGGCATTTGTAGCTGATTTTATTGGCGATACTAACTTATTAGCCGGGAAAATCGCGCATAGCGATCGCTCGACTCTCCAGGTTGATAGTCACAAGGGATTAAAAATTGTCGTGCAAAGACATGACTATACAGAACCAACTGCAACTTCTGCTCCAGTGATGGTAAGCGTGCGTCCAGAAAAAATTGAATTGAGCTTGGAACGTCCTACTATTCGCACGAATTGTTTTGCTGGTAAACTACTACACGTCATGTATCTGGGAACCCACGTTCACTACTTAGTAAAATTAGACTCGGGCGATCGCATTAAAGTCTTACAACCAAATACAGGCAACACTTTATCAGACACTGATATACCGATCTACGTTCGTTGGGCGACTCGTGACTGTATAGCTTTAAAAGCCAGTGGAAGCGAATGA